From the genome of Pseudoalteromonas aliena SW19, one region includes:
- the hmpA gene encoding NO-inducible flavohemoprotein, translated as MLSDKTIEIVKSTVPLLAQAGTVVTDHFYKRMFSHNPELKNIFNMANQDTGRQQFALFNALAAYAQNIDNLAVLKEALARINHKHTSLNILPEHYPIVGAHLIGTLKELIPEQFTPDVEYAWREAYALLADICITEEAALYAHSKNKYGGWAGTREFKITNKQVESELVTSFILTPVDGEAVITHKPGQYLGIKVKPEGAEYEEIRQYSISQKSNAKNYRISVKKELQPKLGMVSNHLHALELGAIVELYPPAGDFFLRNNTNPAVLISAGVGQTPMLAMLETLLSDNSNQDIMYLHACENTQQHSFAKYLNGLNAVYNRLQTMTWFNQAVEGADFIGLMNLNAVQTQLPLTNGDFYLCGPAGFMAFIKNQLLELGVKNEHIHYEVFGPHQDL; from the coding sequence ATGTTATCTGATAAAACCATTGAGATTGTAAAAAGCACTGTTCCGTTATTAGCGCAGGCGGGTACGGTTGTTACCGATCATTTTTATAAGCGCATGTTTAGTCATAATCCAGAGCTTAAAAATATTTTTAATATGGCGAATCAAGATACGGGTCGTCAGCAATTTGCACTTTTTAATGCACTCGCAGCGTACGCGCAAAACATTGATAATTTAGCCGTATTAAAAGAAGCACTGGCACGTATTAACCATAAGCACACGAGCTTAAATATTTTACCTGAACATTACCCAATTGTAGGTGCGCATTTAATTGGCACACTAAAAGAGCTTATTCCCGAACAGTTTACTCCCGATGTAGAGTACGCGTGGCGTGAAGCATACGCACTACTTGCTGATATTTGTATAACTGAAGAAGCGGCTTTATATGCGCACAGTAAAAATAAGTACGGCGGCTGGGCAGGTACTCGTGAGTTTAAAATAACCAACAAGCAGGTTGAATCTGAGCTTGTTACGAGTTTTATACTTACGCCAGTTGACGGTGAGGCGGTTATCACACACAAGCCAGGGCAATATTTAGGTATTAAAGTTAAACCAGAGGGCGCCGAATATGAAGAAATACGTCAGTATTCTATTTCACAAAAAAGCAATGCTAAAAACTATCGTATTAGTGTTAAAAAAGAGCTACAACCAAAGCTTGGCATGGTGTCTAATCATTTACACGCACTAGAGCTGGGCGCTATTGTTGAGTTATATCCACCCGCGGGTGACTTCTTTTTGCGTAACAATACAAACCCTGCGGTACTTATTTCAGCAGGTGTTGGGCAAACGCCTATGCTTGCCATGCTTGAAACGTTATTAAGTGATAACTCTAATCAAGATATTATGTATTTACATGCATGTGAAAATACTCAGCAGCATTCGTTTGCAAAATATTTGAATGGACTAAATGCAGTATATAACCGTCTACAAACAATGACGTGGTTTAATCAAGCCGTTGAGGGCGCTGACTTTATAGGGCTGATGAATTTAAACGCAGTACAAACACAATTACCATTAACGAATGGCGACTTTTACTTGTGTGGCCCTGCGGGGTTCATGGCATTTATAAAAAATCAATTGCTTGAGTTAGGTGTTAAAAACGAGCATATCCATTATGAAGTATTTGGTCCGCATCAAGACTTATAA
- a CDS encoding endonuclease, producing the protein MTRFILALLACFLCASVSGEQFTRFSTAKKHLIKTLPKDAKSIYCGCDIKKQGKKLVPDPTNCGYVPRNTLTRSGKVNVRALRIEWEHIVPAWEFGHQLQCWQDGGRKNCRKVSAKFRQMEADINNLAPAIGEINADRSNYRFGMLNEKATQYGRCEVKVNFKQRVIEPPVDARKRIADTYAYMQKTYGLKISDKQKKLFNAWQQQAFAAQGDTKKL; encoded by the coding sequence ATGACCCGATTTATTCTGGCCTTATTGGCTTGTTTTCTGTGCGCTTCGGTATCAGGCGAACAATTTACTCGCTTTTCAACGGCTAAAAAACATTTAATTAAAACCCTACCTAAAGACGCTAAAAGTATTTATTGCGGTTGTGATATTAAAAAGCAAGGCAAAAAACTTGTTCCCGATCCCACTAATTGTGGCTATGTTCCTCGAAATACACTTACCCGCTCAGGTAAAGTAAACGTGCGAGCGTTACGTATTGAATGGGAGCATATTGTGCCAGCGTGGGAGTTTGGCCATCAGCTACAATGCTGGCAAGATGGCGGGCGTAAAAACTGCCGAAAAGTAAGTGCTAAGTTTAGACAAATGGAAGCCGATATAAACAACTTAGCACCCGCTATTGGCGAGATTAATGCAGATCGCTCTAATTATCGTTTTGGTATGCTTAATGAAAAAGCAACGCAATATGGCCGTTGCGAAGTAAAAGTAAACTTTAAACAGCGTGTGATCGAGCCACCTGTTGATGCACGTAAACGCATAGCCGATACCTACGCCTATATGCAAAAAACATACGGTTTAAAAATATCAGATAAGCAAAAAAAGCTATTTAATGCTTGGCAACAACAGGCTTTTGCGGCGCAAGGCGATACTAAAAAATTATAG
- a CDS encoding PaaI family thioesterase, producing MSIWYQPITLEFCKQLDEGISGQGTLMKTMGIEISEIGEDYLVATMPAIPEHHNPMGMVHGGANVVLAETVASYAANFVVDFTKFYCVGQEISASHLKASRNGTLTATAKAFHIGKRSSVWEIKITNSRNELCCVSKMTAAVVDRR from the coding sequence ATGAGTATTTGGTATCAACCTATTACTTTAGAGTTTTGCAAACAACTAGACGAAGGCATTAGTGGCCAAGGCACACTCATGAAAACCATGGGCATTGAAATATCTGAAATTGGTGAAGACTATTTAGTAGCAACCATGCCAGCCATACCTGAGCACCACAATCCAATGGGTATGGTACATGGCGGCGCCAATGTAGTGCTTGCCGAAACGGTAGCAAGTTATGCAGCTAACTTTGTAGTCGACTTCACTAAGTTTTATTGTGTTGGGCAAGAAATTAGCGCCAGTCATTTAAAAGCATCTCGCAACGGTACTTTAACAGCCACAGCAAAAGCATTTCATATAGGTAAGCGTAGCTCGGTTTGGGAGATAAAAATTACCAACAGCCGCAATGAGCTGTGCTGCGTATCAAAAATGACCGCAGCAGTGGTGGACCGAAGATAA